The region taaataattaaGCTCTTTGCGAAATTTGCACctaataaatttaattaaactgaaaaatgaattttttattccctattttctgttttgaattttgattactTTCACAGCTTTCGATTGATTGGTtcattattcataataattgagCTTTCACCCTCCTCAAATGATCAGTTCATATTTTGCGTATAATCAAAAAATCGAGTAGAAAAATTCTTTACCAAAATGTATGAAATTTGCTTTCTCGCGCGAATAAATAATGCGCACCATacaattaaattcattttacatttcaaattatttagtTGAAATCAAAAGTTTACAGCCGCACCGTCAACATGCGATGGTGGTGTAATGgtcagcatagttgccttccaagcagttgatccgggttcgattcccggccatCGCATACACTTTTTATcacagaatttcaaaatttacgaATCAAATGATAAGAActgtattttttattgattcttACTTGGTGATATTAGAATTTgagggaaaataataaataaaatatataatgaaTCATCCGAAAATTCGAATGCGCAACTAGAGATAATCAGAAAAAGAAATCTTTATGGAATAAATAAAACCAATATTCAGACCATTTTCAATGTCACTTGGACTTACTTTAAAATGATGAATTAAGgtttataaaataattatttcaaattgccaATCTATTCAAAGATTGGaacataaatttatttttatggaaatggaAAAAGTTCATATGAGCATATAGGTCCGTGAATAGAAGTTTTCAATTTACGTTCAACTCCATTTAGACAACGATGTTGTAATCATAACAACCAGAAGTTAGTGACTTTGAGATTCTGAAGATGAAGAAAAGGCGTTAAGTGCAAATAAAAATCTCATAGACAAGCGTAAGAATAGGTACTTCAAGATatagaataatttcaatgaaatatgcatATCTTCGGTTTCATTGTATAAATTAACATGTTGATGTATTATTATCATGATCAGTTATTATATCATAATCATATAAACTGTTTTTTTCCTGCTTTTCTCAGACACTATACTTGCCCACTTACCTCTTTCTGGGTTACTCCAAGGCTTATTAGAATAATTCTGTAGTAACAACACTCCAACAGGTATAGAATAATTTTTATCGTTTACGTGCATAGTGGTGATATTTTCCCCTCTCTCAATGGCAATTTGCACAGACTTGCTTGTGTTCAATTCCAAGTAGTCTACAGTTACATTATGTATTGTATTATTGTAATTGAAGAGGTAAACAACCTGTGTTCCATTATCAATGTAAAGATGAACGAAATTATTCAGATGATCGTTGGCATACAAGATCAGAGCTGTATTATCGTATGTTCTGAGATTCAGTAAGATCTGATGGGTGAAGATATTCCTTAGAGctgtttcttcttcatttttatcCAGCTTGTCTgcagaattcaaaaaattgcgCCTTATGAAAGAGTCAGACTTCACAAAAGTAAGAGCGTTTGTGTTTAtatctgcaaaaaaaataataagtcaTGTTAATGGAGACATAACCCCCAATGAGTagacgaaattaaaaaaattaagtaacaaatcaaaaaaataaataaacaattgaaacattttgctttttcaaagtgaGAGTAGCCTctccatgagtcaactctagttacgccaatgAAACAGATCTTTGGCGTAACTATACAAAGTctacctgaaaaaaattgatgtgaaAGTAATTTAGATAATATATTATTCAGTGTTCACCTCGGTGTTCACTTCAAAAATTACTGTCTACTCTGTCTGGATCTGGGAAAAGCCAAAACttaaccaaaacaaaattgtaGGCcaaacaggccaattgaaaagtcctcggtctaccatagtaaaacacatttttttggtaaaatacgATTTTATTATGCAACATAggtagttgccttcgagggcgatacagtgattaaagcgatcttccaacttttcgataccatttttgtagtacgatttgtctttcgcttcagaataggccccagtttcggcgattacttcttcattggcgctaaatttcttcagcgaacattcttttgaggtctgagaacaggaaaaagtcgctggtggCTAGACTGGCGAAAATGGTGGATGCAGAAtcaatttgaagcccaattcatgcaattttgccattgttttaattgatttgtgatacggtgcattgtcttgatgaaacagcaccttttttttcttcaaatggggccgttttttaacgaatcAATACTCcaaacaatccaataacgttatataaCAATCGCTGTTAAGCCTGttaatggtctggcccttttggaggtaatcaatgaatattataccttgcgtatcccagaatactgatgtcataaccttgccagctgactgttgtgtttttcctcgctttggattcgattcatcgtgtgcagtccactcagctgactgtcgattggactccggaatgaAATGATGGATCCAAGTTTCATTCATTATCACACATCGGCgcaaaaaattcaggtttattgcacttaaacagcttcaaacactgctcagaatcattaacacgttgcttTTAATCGTGAGCTCACGCGgcaaccattttgcacacagctttctcatgtacaaatattcgtgaatgatattatgtgcacgttcagatgatatcttcacaaagcctgctatctcgatcaacttcaaaattattttgtgaacttttttgattttttcgtcggtgacagcctcttttaggcgtccactgcgttcgccgtcttcagtgctcatttcaccacttttAAACTTCGCATACcattcaatgatggttgattttcctggtgcagactccggaaactcttcatcaagccaaggttttgcttcaactgtatttttcccttcagaaagcaacacgaaactttttttttcatcttttgtcaaataacaaaagtagctacactcacaacgcaatatctcacaaactaatggtcggactgtcaAATTTTGGCGCGTATCGTTTGAAGTTGGtaataactaaaaatcatatggatttaatactagccccgccatctgtgcatcagaccggggacttttcaattggtctattAGCAATtggcattaaaaaaaaaagtgttggcgaaacaatttttgtaaaaaatcattattaataaatttcattCCACTTCTTCGTACGAATTAATTAATAAGAAGCTATACGTGCCTAAGTAACACAAAACTTATTCACATCAAAATTTTTATAGATTAGATGCAACTCACTGGTTTCACATAGAGGGCCCTTATAAGCCCATGGATTAGGACAGATGCATTCGAAAGTACTCCACAGTTCCTTGCACTGCGCTTGATTCAAACAAGGATTAGGATTACAAGAAGGTTTGCAATCTTTGATAATTTCACTTAGATGCACACTCATGTAACTATAGATATCGAGAATTTCTTCGTTCACCACCAAGCCCCTGAAGCATCCAATCAGGCCTTGCTGCACTGCAGATTTTGCGTCTAGCAAATCTCTAAAAATAAACATCAGTTGAGTACTCATaagattataattttaatagTTATTCGAAGAATATTGGTCAGGCATTGAAAAATGCTACAATTGGTGAGAAAGATTTGAAATGAGCTGTAGTACTCTGGTTTACTTGTCATATAGGTATCTTTTcacatatgtacagggtgggcaaataagcgaggtaagcggctatatctcaggatccactcatcgtagagacttgcggtgaaaaattCTACCACTAAAGTGTATAGGAGAACACacttgaaattgttttgaagttcatacctctaccgctagggggagtaatagctaccgtcgagtagaaaaatgatttttcctcgaaaatgtttcatatgaagtagaagaaaaaatatcatcactgtaatccttggaaaattctctttctttttgaattgtcactttcgattttacaacatcaaataagggtaggtgaaagggagaaatctgactgattgaaacgcctgtaacttcagtttggctcaaaatttttgagcagattagatctcgtctgaaagataatgtcTTGTCAATTGCGGACAAAAAAtactcatgaatttttttttgctgctttcgatagggggcgctaagtcagaagttcattgttttgttcattttactacgaaatttcaaatgtaatgataagattttcttaacagaaacagaaattccatcaaatttgcatgaaaaaacctgtaGGCCGCAAAGTGATAATTTCAggtgttctgaagttatggccgaaagaagatattcttcaactgatgcactgcgaaaaaccaaattgtgtctttaggttctgacagaaacataaatcccatcaaatttgtatgaaaaaaccaaaaggtcgcaaagcgatagcttcaggcgttctggatttatggccgaaagaagatattcttcaactgatgcactgaaaaactaaattgtgtcttctttcggccataactcacTAAATGTCTTTATCTGTGTAGGGGACTTgcacagaaaaactttcagctCTTATAAAATAACGGCAGTTCTGGCAGTCATGGGATTTTGGGCTATAACTTAAGTTATTGACACTGACAAGTGGTTAATGTAGTTAGTATagtaaaattcatcaaaaagatGAACTTAGACGAAGAAGGTTGTTCCATTGGAAATAATTGGAAGTAAATGCAttgtttcgaatattttcattacaAAGATTTGATGTTGAAAATTCTCTTCTAGAAGATTACCCCCTTGGACGATTACCACGGTTTTAAATCAATATTTCTACAATCACTTACGATGGTGCACCCCCAATAAACATCGAACCCTCAAACGGTCCAAATTCTTCCTCGGGTTTCAAGTTCTCCATTTGCGACTCTTCATTTATCATAAACCTCACGTGGTACTTATTGTAATCAATCCAAAGCTTGTGCCATTCACCACCGTTGAGCTTCCTTTCAGACACAATAACGATTCCCTTGGACACGCCAGTGTTGAGTGTGAAGTTGAATGTTAACTGAAAATCTTAACCGTATATATTAATATCGAATTTCTATTAAGGATGAGATCTTTACCGCCAGTCACTGCTACCATGAAACTTGGGTAGTTTGGACGAATCGGTGGCTGGTATAGGAGGATTGCTTTCTTGCCTGTGGTCCTGAAGGAGAAAGCAAGATCTCCTTTTCTCCATCCTGGAACCTCTATGTAAGATTGGCTAGTGGTGAAAGTCACCACGTATCGCTGCGTATCTGAACAAGATAATGAAAGTTAAATCAATTAAATCATTAATTAGACAATGCACTGGGCGCTTGGAGTGGGCCCCCAGGAGCCCGAAAGAGCCTGGACTCAACCAGAACTTTTGATAGTAGGAAATGAAAATTCTTTAAAATAATAGCTAGTGAATGATTTTGCTGAAATATATGGGAGATTTCTTTTTTACACTCATATTCGCATTTGTGTTAAAATTCGATAGATGGAgtaaaatttcagagaaaaaatagagaaattttCACCTGGGAAAAAGGCAAATCTTTGGAAATGGTTATTCGAGCTTAAGTCAAATCCTGATCGCTACATAGAAAAGTACCTATAACCTACAAAACAaggttgaaaaaagaaaaagaaaataggGATTGATTAGACCAAGTATTCACTCTGATGCCAAAGGAGTAAAAAGAAAGTCACTATTTGATCTATGCATctagtgtcccaaattcgttagTTAGGGGATCTCAGACTtcttttgagctagaaaaaatgaatggcacattttcgagcTAGATTTTtgggagaattaatttggttAAAACCGccacctcataaattcaactgttttaagctataagagaaaacttgaaaaatgcTTGAAGGAAGATGTTGAATTAAACAGATCCTTTCGTAACATAGTAGCGGTTGTAGTGTTGAAGAAAAAACGGGTATTTCGTTATCTGAATGGCACAATTGATCTTGATCTTAAATACAAGTCAGAGGAAAAATATGGGTAAGTGGCCTTCATTGATGTAGATCATAGAGAAGATAGTAAAATAGAACACTCGACTTCTGGCGTTTTATACATGCATGCTAGAGGAACTATATCTTGGTTTAGTCATGGTCAAACATCTATTGCAATTTCCATAAAGGTGGCGGAAATAGTGGCTACTAGGCACAGGAAATGGAATGGCTAAAGCGATTATTCGAAGAAATAACCAGTTTTGAGAGTTCCAACATTCCTCAACTACAAAATGAGATAACAAAAATATTCCAATGAAGAAAGGTATTGAAGCTGTGAATACTTTTCAATTCGCATTAATTCATACTATAAcattttattgaagaattgatTTCAACTAACAAATTATCAATCATAtaaccaaaataaaataatgctaatggactagtttagtgatgttgataatactatatttgaaacgatagaatcaaaatatagagcaaaactgataaatcagtggaaaaattttgaaaatccatcaataaatgactgagaaatagatcatttaaatttacgtattttaacGCGGATTACTTTGGTCTCCGACACGtttgtgacgtcacggcactggcctgtgatcgctacaccataaattacgtttaaatacttagccgcgccaaggctctcgcgccgtttgtagttgtacagtgtagttttaacccgagttttgtttttatgtcaccataatggaagaaggcttcgtgaaaggacaaagtgacaatttgcctaaaatagatatatttgcagtgatggagtttttttcttcaaatccatcttatgtcagtgctgaaataaaaggagttgaacttttcaagtaagtatctacttttgagttagcttcatcatggttcaacttataacgatgatttatttaaaaaacgtttcataaacactttgtagttgagtactggttgttgaagtctatcaatggcaaaacatatttatgtgaggagtaaaaagtaaaaagagaaaaaagtaatttatatttatgtatatagtaagttatttcagccatcgtgtaacgaacaaaacacgacacgaacggcacaagtgattgtacaccaatgaattcgtaagcactctgcgaataccagtcgtctagtgtgtgacgtcacgacacttacacgtactatgaaattattcttccaagcgcaacttcaaagtcccataactttttcatttctagagatatttcaatgatttttccacatttttgtttcatttcacttaaatttttagaattaatccttaacaaaaaaatgaaaactagtccattggaaaGTATTTCCAGCTTCAATAATACTCACTTGTCTCGACGCATTCCAATGGACCCAATGTTATTCTACCTAAAGCGTCTGCAGTCAAATATGGCTGTTGAAGAAACACCATATCGGTGATGCCTAAACTGTTCGCATTCGTGAAATATCCATCATCAGTTCCCCATTTATCTTGGTCCAAATCATCGCAATTACACCACTGGGTTGGATTGTTACATTGTTTTCCAACAGAACATGGACAGGTTCCCCTAATTACAAGTGGTAATAAAAAACAGATACATTTAAATGGATTTGATATGGAAATTTTATTCAACAACAATCAATAAATAGCTAGAGAACTCTGAagacagaaaaataaaatgaaaacaacttTCGGGttctttgaaattgaaaaataaaaaaaggtaaatctGTTGTGGCATAGCAACATAtttttgtataaataaataTGCCTTTTTCTTCTGTTGAAATTTGTGGAATTAAAATTAAGATGATGTCCTTCCTTTAGTCGAATACTATTTGTTTGTCAAATTTCATGCCTATAAGTGAAAAACACACATTCGGATTTTTTTGAGTTTGATTTTGAATTAGTATTCAATTTCACTCACTTTAAATTTTACAAGGGTACCTATGTAGGGGCGAGaaaagaatattattcaaaacaTAAACTGTCAAATTTGGCGTGGTTTAATTTTTCCTCGAAGAATTTCTTCTCATGAACAAAACTAAACTAAAAGGAATagaaatcaaataagaataactGACAGAATAACCTCACCTTCTCACTTCACCAATATAATCAACAGTTTGATTAGCCGAGCTTATGAACCACGTGGACGTATGCAAATCTAAAGGGGCTTTCAAACAGTCATATCGAATATACTGACTGCAGTTCAAGGAATGAGACACAAGTTCTTGCAGCATATCAGCAGTGAACTCCCTATATTTGATACTAAGAGTGAAGTCGTCATCAATTGATGTCCGAACGTCGGTTTGACTCTGAAGATTGTGTTCTACTATGGTCTTTGTAGAATCTTCTAAGCTTTGGAATTCGCATCTAACATGGGCTGGTGGAAAACGTCCATTACCATCTATGTCTATTAGGTAGACATCCGGTTTGGTATAGCCTGAAAAATAGAACACACTCAATTGTAATTAGTATAATATGGTGTTTGAAATCTTGAtcataaaagaaatttttttccaactcaCCTAAAAGAGCAAGCTCTTCACAAGTCTTCCTATATTTTGTGAAATGACAATTCGTTCCAATATACCCCGTATCCTTGCAGTCACATATCAGCCGGTCATCTTTCACAGAGCATTTTCCTCCATGTTCGCAAGTGTTGGGCCTCTGGCAGGGATCTACGTAGTTACAATTATCTAGTGTTACCTCCCCAACAGTCCTTTCAGATTGCAAAATCGATCGAGGTTCCAACTCGTCATCATTAATGATTATATCTCTCATACATCCAACAAATCCTGAGTTAGTTCGAGAGCCACTGGCTGCTTTGATCTTATCACCAATGGCAAATTTAACAGGTCCAAGTTTTTCTCTTTTTTCGTTATTGTCTACTTTCAAATATACCTCTTCGTTTTTGTAAATCAAGCTCAAAATGTGCCATATACCTGGTGTTTTCTTTACGCTAATTAAATTTGTCGTGTTTTGGATATTGTCAGCCAACTCAAACCTCACCTCATCGTTTACTACCCTTACTTCCCAATATAGACCTGACTGAGATTCGCTTGAAGCTAGAACGCTAAGGTTGGTGCTgcttttgaaatgaaatgaaaggcTCAAACTATCAGTGAAGTTGTTAGGCCACCAAATGTGAGAAGATGAGAAATGGAAAGTAATAGGTATTTCTGTTACATCAGCCTCATAGAACTCAGGCTGGAGAATTCCTATATAATGCACCTTAGGATTTCCCTTGTCCAACTCATAAATTATAGATATGTCATTGTAATAAACGTATTTGAGGGATCCTACGAAGTTGTTCCTGGACCAAAGTCCTTTTTTCTTCTGCAGCTCTGGCCCACCGCCTATATAAATTTCTGGATCGATGTAAAGAAGAGGATTTCCTTTGATGTCCAAAGTGACGACCTCGTCATTTAGGATCAGGTGTATCCTTTCGTTCTCGTGGAATATGGTGAGGTTGTTCCACTGGTTAAGCTTGAAGTCGGGTGTCCTTCCAAGAATGGTTGTTATGGCTTCTTCTCCAAAATCTACTTCTACGTAAACTGAATCGTTGAAAATGGATACAGCTATATAGTGATCAATGCCTGTTTCTCCTCCAGCTGCATAGAAAAGGGCAGAATCGTCGAATCTTGTCTTGAAGACCATGGAGAATCTGTTGACAGAAGAATGCACTCTGTCTTTCCAGTCATACACCCTATATGAAACGTAGGAAGATCCACGAAGTGTTAACACAGTTGCAGCTAAAAAAGATAAAATCATTAATACAATAAGAATAATGCAGTGTGACGAATAAGAACCATGGTCACGTAGAAGAGATTGTAAACTCTTTGGCTAAACAATTTTTAAGTAGTGCTTTTGGGGATAAACTAGAAATGGAGACTTAAAAGTTTTTTCGCTAATTCTCTGGTTCcatattcatataaatttttttttgagatttcaACGATCCGCCTTTTGTATTGAATCCTGATAAAAATTCGTGACCACATAACAACCGTTAAACTTATACATTTATTGTAAACCACTTTTTTGAGGTATATGGAATGTAAAAGGGCATGCAGTAATATTTGCGTTCTACTTACCGTACATGTCACAGTATTCTCCTTCATAATGTGATCCAAAACAGTCACATGTTAACGTGTTGTAATGATTAATGCATCTGGATGATCTGAAGCACAAATTTTCCAAAGTGTGACACTTATTGATACAACCTTCCTGTACATTCTCGTGTTTAGTAGCTATCAAAGGCGTTATTGGTAGAAGATCTGAGGCAGATTTACCAGTGCTCAGAATCACATCTTTGATACAACCAACGAAAGATTCTATTATGTATTTGACACCATGAAGGCGTTCTTCAGAGCTGAGACCTGGAAACAAAAAGGCACActgttattgaaattaatactgATACTCTaatgttttgaaatattttaaataaagatttcaataatttttattgtaaaCAATTTATTTATCTACAAACCTCCTATCAAGATGACTGAAGTAACGTTTGCTGCAACAccataattattttctttatcaagACCCTGCAGATCCGTTTCTTCCTTAATATTATCGACTGTGGAAGTCAATCTTGCTCCATGGACATCTATACGAACCTAGAATTCAGTTTATAATTAACGATTCACAACAAGATCTTGGCTAGTCAAAAAACTGTATTCGAAaatcttttctctaattctgtggttattccgttaattcttccacatcttgtagaacaaaatcgtgcgagaatatatcagaaacgcacagttttcatagttatattttattattctatgttggtactccgaactttccgccacggctttatctgtcaattcatcaatttgccttgaagaaatcagttctgccaagcaacatttttcaatgcaaaaatcactaaattatatttatggaaatatttcattaattccaataaaaatgcaatggattagagaaaataatgtataatactcgtacagaaggctcattctaccactcgttcattcaaaaactcgccacttcgtggctcgttcttgaattttgaactcgtggaagaatatcaatgccttctgcacttgtattataaataactattcttgatTTACTTAAAGAATTTTCACttttccaaatatttctgtattATGTTCCTGGTATGTAATAATCTCCATAATTCATAGTGACAGTTTTGAGAAGTCTAAGATAT is a window of Harmonia axyridis chromosome 2, icHarAxyr1.1, whole genome shotgun sequence DNA encoding:
- the LOC123672731 gene encoding contactin-associated protein-like 2 isoform X2; the encoded protein is MWMYLTILSSLLAVTIGFPHRDNGYMCHGPPDRGPCNKKIWKWTFDRNTRTCILFHWSGCGGNEYNRFNTEIECLRTCALIKPASLVSNNSFVSKENRGPMLTFQETGNQNTFMFAQSNTFIQIDGDIIQTFQLRLCRQISFQFRTRLPHGLLVYHNVKVPAGVSLQPYALYIIVQQGQLKVVHVYGKHSTALTVGRGLNRDEWHSVTVRIDVHGARLTSTVDNIKEETDLQGLDKENNYGVAANVTSVILIGGLSSEERLHGVKYIIESFVGCIKDVILSTGKSASDLLPITPLIATKHENVQEGCINKCHTLENLCFRSSRCINHYNTLTCDCFGSHYEGEYCDMYAATVLTLRGSSYVSYRVYDWKDRVHSSVNRFSMVFKTRFDDSALFYAAGGETGIDHYIAVSIFNDSVYVEVDFGEEAITTILGRTPDFKLNQWNNLTIFHENERIHLILNDEVVTLDIKGNPLLYIDPEIYIGGGPELQKKKGLWSRNNFVGSLKYVYYNDISIIYELDKGNPKVHYIGILQPEFYEADVTEIPITFHFSSSHIWWPNNFTDSLSLSFHFKSSTNLSVLASSESQSGLYWEVRVVNDEVRFELADNIQNTTNLISVKKTPGIWHILSLIYKNEEVYLKVDNNEKREKLGPVKFAIGDKIKAASGSRTNSGFVGCMRDIIINDDELEPRSILQSERTVGEVTLDNCNYVDPCQRPNTCEHGGKCSVKDDRLICDCKDTGYIGTNCHFTKYRKTCEELALLGYTKPDVYLIDIDGNGRFPPAHVRCEFQSLEDSTKTIVEHNLQSQTDVRTSIDDDFTLSIKYREFTADMLQELVSHSLNCSQYIRYDCLKAPLDLHTSTWFISSANQTVDYIGEVRRGTCPCSVGKQCNNPTQWCNCDDLDQDKWGTDDGYFTNANSLGITDMVFLQQPYLTADALGRITLGPLECVETNTQRYVVTFTTSQSYIEVPGWRKGDLAFSFRTTGKKAILLYQPPIRPNYPSFMVAVTGDFQLTFNFTLNTGVSKGIVIVSERKLNGGEWHKLWIDYNKYHVRFMINEESQMENLKPEEEFGPFEGSMFIGGAPSDLLDAKSAVQQGLIGCFRGLVVNEEILDIYSYMSVHLSEIIKDCKPSCNPNPCLNQAQCKELWSTFECICPNPWAYKGPLCETNINTNALTFVKSDSFIRRNFLNSADKLDKNEEETALRNIFTHQILLNLRTYDNTALILYANDHLNNFVHLYIDNGTQVVYLFNYNNTIHNVTVDYLELNTSKSVQIAIERGENITTMHVNDKNYSIPVGVLLLQNYSNKPWSNPEREVLAPQRPIAPPTEYFQLNLGGFDPETLLKVSEYPSVLPGYVGCIRGLQIGHNLIDLLSKIDENESGVIANCSMKCDSLPCQNGGICLEDFRNQEHTCECEHTSYYGEFCSDEKGADFSGDSIMWREYVLNGSVDHVKIQLAFSSTDNNRKYAALLLLQTENNRSYYLMVGLSPEGYLIFQEDREGEVYSATVQSKNFINGARHSVYYKRDLDDYELLVDKEAITMNKVDPQSFTNVPEMGANEVQIGGHNTSDPRFATYKRYSGCVSNIVIEVNEHLMKPLEEYMLFTKTGAEKVNVSNSQGVRSAQCSPHFDDYHEKLPGTPNLNISQGKDKTWVEDAPHKVLYTSLYSTETEEEEDTGQLVVMILSIFFVVVLICLAYELYRTDRQYKLNKEYETDASIIWSKEQAAILQENNRKASGEVDAAIPKQILLNGKTSNNTKNGISKTDDNENKKDTIPVIVEVASDEVPKRMLKRADSKREKRISFRDSASELAWETPEENDNLLTTMVEEEEEDEEVSDSEKSVAVSAITRSRLRSPPLQRNPLTYKMKESEGIEIMS
- the LOC123672731 gene encoding neurexin-4 isoform X3, yielding MWMYLTILSSLLAVTIGFPHRDNGYMCHGPPDRGPCNKKIWKWTFDRNTRTCILFHWSGCGGNEYNRFNTEIECLRTCALIKPASLVSNNSFVSKENRGPMLTFQETGNQNTFMFAQSNTFIQIDGDIIQTFQLRLCRQISFQFRTRLPHGLLVYHNVKVPAGVSLQPYALYIIVQQGQLKVVHVYGKHSTALTVGRGLNRDEWHSVTVRIDVHGARLTSTVDNIKEETDLQGLDKENNYGVAANVTSVILIGGLSSEERLHGVKYIIESFVGCIKDVILSTGKSASDLLPITPLIATKHENVQEGCINKCHTLENLCFRSSRCINHYNTLTCDCFGSHYEGEYCDMYAATVLTLRGSSYVSYRVYDWKDRVHSSVNRFSMVFKTRFDDSALFYAAGGETGIDHYIAVSIFNDSVYVEVDFGEEAITTILGRTPDFKLNQWNNLTIFHENERIHLILNDEVVTLDIKGNPLLYIDPEIYIGGGPELQKKKGLWSRNNFVGSLKYVYYNDISIIYELDKGNPKVHYIGILQPEFYEADVTEIPITFHFSSSHIWWPNNFTDSLSLSFHFKSSTNLSVLASSESQSGLYWEVRVVNDEVRFELADNIQNTTNLISVKKTPGIWHILSLIYKNEEVYLKVDNNEKREKLGPVKFAIGDKIKAASGSRTNSGFVGCMRDIIINDDELEPRSILQSERTVGEVTLDNCNYVDPCQRPNTCEHGGKCSVKDDRLICDCKDTGYIGTNCHFTKYRKTCEELALLGYTKPDVYLIDIDGNGRFPPAHVRCEFQSLEDSTKTIVEHNLQSQTDVRTSIDDDFTLSIKYREFTADMLQELVSHSLNCSQYIRYDCLKAPLDLHTSTWFISSANQTVDYIGEVRRGTCPCSVGKQCNNPTQWCNCDDLDQDKWGTDDGYFTNANSLGITDMVFLQQPYLTADALGRITLGPLECVETNTQRYVVTFTTSQSYIEVPGWRKGDLAFSFRTTGKKAILLYQPPIRPNYPSFMVAVTGDFQLTFNFTLNTGVSKGIVIVSERKLNGGEWHKLWIDYNKYHVRFMINEESQMENLKPEEEFGPFEGSMFIGGAPSDLLDAKSAVQQGLIGCFRGLVVNEEILDIYSYMSVHLSEIIKDCKPSCNPNPCLNQAQCKELWSTFECICPNPWAYKGPLCETNINTNALTFVKSDSFIRRNFLNSADKLDKNEEETALRNIFTHQILLNLRTYDNTALILYANDHLNNFVHLYIDNGTQVVYLFNYNNTIHNVTVDYLELNTSKSVQIAIERGENITTMHVNDKNYSIPVGVLLLQNYSNKPWSNPEREVLAPQRPIAPPTEYFQLNLGGFDPETLLKVSEYPSVLPGYVGCIRGLQIGHNLIDLLSKIDENESGVIANCSMKCDSLPCQNGGICLEDFRNQEHTCECEHTSYYGEFCSDEKGADFSGDSIMWREYVLNGSVDHVKIQLAFSSTDNNRKYAALLLLQTENNRSYYLMVGLSPEGYLIFQEDREGEVYSATVQSKNFINGARHSVYYKRDLDDYELLVDKEAITMNKVDPQSFTNVPEMGANEVQIGGHNTSDPRFATYKRYSGCVSNIVIEVNEHLMKPLEEYMLFTKTGAEKVNVSNSQGVRSAQCSPHFDDYHEKLPGTPNLNISQVGPKGKDKTWVEDAPHKVLYTSLYSTETEEEEDTGQLVVMILSIFFVVVLICLAYELYRTDRQYKLNKEYETDASIIWSKEQAAILQENNRKASGEVDAAIPKQILLNGKTSNNTKNGISKTDDNENKKDTIPVIVEVASDEVPKRMLKRADSKREKRISFRDSASELAWETPEENDNLLTTMVEEEEEDEEVSDSEKSFQQ